A genomic region of Rhizobium sp. NXC24 contains the following coding sequences:
- a CDS encoding glucokinase, producing the protein MPKLSHSEAPLPFPILIGDIGGTNARFSILVDVYAEPKHFPNVHTADFKTIDEAIQQGVLDKTAVQPRSAILAVAAPVRGDEIPLTNCDWVIRPKTMIENLGLDDVLIINDFEAQALAIAGVSEEHRETIGETSEGMIASRAVLGPGTGLGVAGLIHAQHTWIPVPGEGGHIDLGPRSARDFQIWPHLEPIEGRISAEQVLCGRGLQYLYHAICKADGIEPVLTQPADITTHALAGTNAQAEETLTLFATYLGRVAGDIALIFMARGGVYLAGGISQKILPALQKPEFRAAFEDKAPHSALMKSIPTHVVTHPLAALAGLSAYARMPANFGLATDGRRWRR; encoded by the coding sequence ATGCCCAAACTCAGCCACAGCGAAGCCCCCCTGCCCTTTCCTATCCTGATCGGCGATATCGGGGGAACCAACGCACGCTTTTCCATCCTCGTCGATGTCTATGCCGAGCCGAAGCATTTCCCGAACGTGCACACCGCTGATTTCAAAACGATCGACGAGGCGATCCAGCAGGGCGTCCTCGACAAGACGGCGGTGCAGCCGCGCTCGGCGATCCTTGCCGTTGCGGCGCCGGTTCGGGGCGACGAAATTCCGCTGACCAATTGCGACTGGGTGATCCGCCCGAAGACGATGATCGAAAATCTCGGCCTCGATGATGTGCTGATCATCAATGATTTCGAAGCGCAGGCACTGGCGATCGCCGGTGTTTCCGAGGAGCATCGCGAGACCATCGGCGAAACGTCGGAAGGCATGATCGCATCGCGTGCCGTATTGGGGCCGGGCACCGGCCTTGGCGTTGCCGGCCTCATCCATGCCCAGCATACCTGGATCCCGGTGCCTGGTGAAGGCGGACATATCGATCTCGGGCCGCGCAGCGCGCGCGATTTTCAGATCTGGCCGCACCTGGAGCCCATCGAGGGCCGCATCTCCGCCGAGCAGGTCCTCTGCGGCCGCGGCCTGCAGTATCTCTATCACGCAATCTGCAAGGCTGACGGCATTGAGCCCGTGCTGACGCAACCGGCCGATATCACCACCCACGCACTCGCCGGCACCAACGCTCAGGCCGAAGAGACGTTGACGCTGTTCGCCACCTATCTCGGTCGTGTCGCCGGCGACATCGCCTTGATCTTCATGGCGCGCGGCGGCGTCTACCTTGCCGGCGGCATTTCGCAAAAGATCCTGCCGGCGCTGCAGAAGCCGGAATTCCGCGCCGCTTTCGAAGACAAGGCGCCGCATAGCGCGCTGATGAAGTCGATCCCGACGCATGTGGTGACCCATCCGCTCGCCGCGCTCGCCGGCCTCTCGGCCTACGCCCGCATGCCGGCCAATTTCGGCCTGGCGACGGACGGCCGCCGCTGGCGGCGTTGA
- a CDS encoding methylglyoxal synthase → MAGKCIALIAHDQKKDAMAEFARRNQDALADWHIVATGTTGGRVLDVCPGLKVTRMKSGPLGGDQQIGAMIATSEIDVLIFFIDPMTPLPHDVDVKALTRLAVLYDIPMALNEATAERLIKTLNH, encoded by the coding sequence ATGGCCGGCAAATGCATCGCGCTGATCGCGCATGATCAGAAAAAGGATGCAATGGCGGAGTTTGCACGCCGCAACCAGGATGCGCTGGCCGATTGGCATATCGTTGCCACGGGCACGACCGGCGGCCGTGTGCTCGATGTCTGCCCCGGCCTTAAGGTCACCCGCATGAAGAGCGGTCCGCTCGGCGGTGATCAGCAGATCGGCGCCATGATCGCCACCAGCGAGATCGATGTGCTCATCTTCTTCATCGACCCAATGACCCCCTTGCCGCATGATGTCGACGTGAAAGCATTGACGCGGCTTGCCGTTCTCTACGACATTCCCATGGCTCTCAACGAAGCCACCGCGGAACGACTGATCAAAACACTGAACCATTAA
- the mepA gene encoding penicillin-insensitive murein endopeptidase, whose protein sequence is MISFLVRTLNVFSKFSLAVTIGAGLVSGDALAQQATPSPGSAKAIFGAVTLPTQGPPQSLGFYAKGCLSGAEALPADGPTWQAMRLSRNRRWGRPEMIGLLERLSRDAAKYDGWPGILVGDISQPRGGPMFNGHASHQIGLDADVWLTPMPSRALTTAERETLPFTSMLAKDKFLTINDKVWTPEHARLLMRAASYPEVERIFVNPAIKKKMCDTWTGDRTNLGKLRPEYGHDSHFHIRLRCPAGSANCKPQAPVAAGDGCDKSLAWWFTPAPWAKPKPSTKPPAKPREVMVSDLPKACQTVLNEPSVASARAATFGAKAADATAATGALPVSSADTGSTPPDSIPQQ, encoded by the coding sequence ATGATTTCTTTCCTGGTTCGGACCCTCAATGTGTTCAGCAAATTTTCCCTCGCCGTAACGATCGGGGCTGGTCTCGTCAGCGGCGATGCGCTGGCGCAGCAGGCAACCCCGTCACCCGGCAGCGCCAAGGCGATTTTCGGGGCTGTGACACTCCCGACGCAGGGACCGCCGCAATCGCTGGGTTTTTATGCCAAGGGCTGCCTTTCCGGCGCCGAAGCGCTGCCGGCCGACGGGCCGACCTGGCAGGCCATGCGCCTGTCGCGCAACCGCCGCTGGGGCCGCCCGGAAATGATCGGACTCCTCGAGCGCCTGTCGCGCGACGCGGCCAAATATGACGGATGGCCGGGTATCCTGGTGGGCGACATCTCGCAGCCACGCGGCGGGCCGATGTTCAACGGTCACGCCTCGCATCAGATCGGCCTCGATGCCGACGTCTGGCTGACGCCGATGCCATCGCGGGCTTTGACAACGGCCGAGCGCGAAACCCTACCGTTCACTTCGATGCTGGCGAAGGACAAATTCCTGACGATCAACGACAAGGTCTGGACGCCGGAGCATGCCCGCCTCCTGATGCGCGCCGCCAGCTACCCCGAAGTCGAGCGCATCTTCGTCAATCCGGCGATCAAGAAGAAGATGTGCGACACGTGGACCGGCGACCGCACCAATCTCGGCAAGCTGCGCCCGGAATATGGCCATGACTCGCATTTCCATATCCGCCTCCGCTGCCCCGCAGGCTCGGCCAACTGCAAGCCGCAGGCACCCGTTGCCGCCGGCGACGGCTGCGACAAGTCGCTCGCCTGGTGGTTCACACCCGCGCCCTGGGCCAAGCCGAAGCCCAGCACGAAGCCGCCGGCAAAGCCGCGCGAAGTCATGGTTTCCGATCTGCCGAAGGCCTGCCAGACCGTGCTGAATGAACCTTCCGTCGCCTCGGCCCGCGCCGCCACCTTCGGCGCCAAGGCCGCCGATGCTACCGCTGCGACCGGCGCGCTGCCGGTTTCCAGCGCCGATACGGGCAGCACTCCCCCGGACAGCATTCCGCAACAGTAA
- a CDS encoding hydrolase — protein sequence MPLYDPQTTALVSIDLQGLVLSRPLAPHSAQQIVENTAAIARKLKADGGTTVFVTVGFSADYADAVNQPVDESFSFPEGGLPPAALAAPAEIAALIPDIAIVKRQWSAFYGTELDLQLRRRGIKTLILTGVATNFGVESTVRDAYAANYAVIVAEDAVTTLSQEMQDFACTKVLPRLSRIRKTSEILAG from the coding sequence ATGCCTCTTTACGATCCCCAAACCACCGCACTTGTCTCCATCGATCTGCAGGGCCTGGTTCTCAGCCGCCCGCTCGCACCCCACTCTGCGCAGCAGATCGTCGAGAATACAGCCGCCATCGCCAGGAAATTGAAAGCCGACGGCGGAACCACAGTCTTTGTGACGGTTGGATTTTCCGCAGACTATGCCGACGCTGTCAACCAGCCCGTGGACGAAAGCTTCAGCTTTCCAGAGGGAGGTTTGCCGCCGGCAGCTCTGGCGGCACCCGCCGAAATCGCTGCGCTGATACCCGATATCGCCATCGTCAAGCGCCAATGGAGCGCCTTTTACGGCACCGAACTCGATCTGCAACTGCGCCGCCGCGGCATCAAAACACTCATCCTTACCGGTGTCGCCACCAATTTCGGCGTCGAATCGACCGTTCGCGACGCCTATGCGGCCAATTATGCCGTCATCGTCGCCGAGGATGCGGTAACGACCTTGTCGCAGGAAATGCAGGATTTCGCCTGCACAAAGGTGTTGCCGCGGCTGTCGCGTATCCGCAAGACGTCGGAAATTCTGGCTGGTTGA
- a CDS encoding TetR/AcrR family transcriptional regulator encodes MTNMSESSQKSSAEPQTRVPKRRRGHDRVAVLLEAAAKIFVQKGYDAATMTEIAAEARSSIGSLYQFFPTKPLLAEALHIERLERLKAVLQDIAEKSGGLSAADSGEAIFDRLGAFIEEFPEFPVLATRRDVPKDRKMRSRAELKELISAILRRAEPPVTDDVALMSAIVLELLRIAVVAANEPEAAGDRRLVRELRLMLRKRLEEAAAKA; translated from the coding sequence ATGACAAACATGAGCGAATCCTCGCAAAAATCAAGCGCGGAGCCGCAGACGCGTGTTCCGAAGCGCCGCCGCGGGCATGATCGCGTTGCCGTGCTCTTGGAAGCGGCTGCAAAAATCTTCGTTCAGAAGGGCTATGACGCGGCCACGATGACGGAGATCGCCGCCGAAGCGCGCTCGTCGATCGGCTCGCTCTATCAATTTTTTCCGACAAAGCCGCTGCTTGCCGAAGCGCTGCATATCGAGCGGCTGGAGCGGCTGAAAGCGGTGCTTCAGGACATCGCGGAAAAGAGCGGCGGCCTCTCGGCGGCCGACAGCGGCGAGGCAATCTTCGACAGGCTCGGCGCTTTCATCGAGGAGTTTCCGGAATTTCCGGTGCTTGCCACCCGCCGGGATGTGCCGAAGGACCGCAAGATGCGTTCGCGGGCCGAGCTGAAGGAGCTGATTTCCGCCATTCTGCGGCGAGCTGAGCCGCCAGTCACGGACGATGTCGCCCTGATGTCGGCGATCGTTCTCGAACTGCTGCGCATCGCCGTCGTTGCCGCCAACGAGCCGGAAGCGGCCGGCGACCGGCGCCTTGTCCGCGAATTGCGCCTAATGCTGCGCAAACGCCTTGAAGAGGCTGCCGCAAAAGCCTGA